The proteins below are encoded in one region of Mya arenaria isolate MELC-2E11 chromosome 15, ASM2691426v1:
- the LOC128220528 gene encoding monocarboxylate transporter 12-like isoform X1: MKLNNETTPRDSDSKLHTDDAIFSIAKMPKVPDGGWGWVVCAACFLVHMLIDGLFYSFGVIYVELLDYYGSNRGSTALIGSLCQGVLCLIGPVVSMLVRKFGCKTVAISGALIASASQVVSIFAPNMQFLYFSLGVMTGFGYGLIRLPSMVCVASYFDKRRALAIGVGVSGTGIGTFIFSPVTSLLVQKYAWQGAILVHAGLLLNCIACGLVFLPHSLLALGHEQKNNSFEFEIVTAKAGRSSREHLERGQLCSSGFADPTEEPTEETICDNPLKKSTDFRIACPEMRSLSEQNITHDISTNDNIYTITQTSSELMQNLKGKYMFTCSYFISGCIASLKELFDCAIFKLMPFNLFMVSSFFYGLGYYVPYIYLPDTAIEFGIKKLDAVWLLSVVGIANTIARVLFGFLSDRKWVNRLFLYSTALVICGCSTVAAPFMSSFWSLVMYSILFGTFSGVTVSLNSVLLADIVGIEKLSDAFGMASFISGISVFAGPPIAGSFQNYGDVSENETNLSCFLYDISGSYLVPYVAAGVTTAASGAILFLIPLFDRKSKKQ; this comes from the exons ATGAAGTTGAACAACGAAACCACACCGAGAGATAGCGACTCAAAATTGCACACAGATGACGCCATTTTTAGTATTGCGAAGATGCCAAAAGTACCTGACGGAGGCTGGGGATGGGTCGTGTGTGCGGCCTGCTTTCTCGTGCATATGCTGATAGACGGTCTATTTTACTCTTTTGGTGTTATATATGTAGAATTGCTTGACTATTATGGTTCAAACAGAGGCAGCACAGCGTTGATTGGATCATTGTGCCAAGGTGTCCTGTGTTTAATTG GGCCTGTAGTATCCATGTTGGTCAGGAAGTTTGGCTGCAAAACCGTCGCCATTTCTGGTGCTCTGATTGCGTCTGCCAGTCAGGTTGTCAGCATATTTGCTCCAAATATGCAGTTTCTCTACTTCTCGCTTGGTGTCATGACAG GTTTTGGATACGGGCTAATTCGTCTTCCATCGATGGTATGTGTTGCATCCTACTTTGACAAACGTCGAGCCCTTGCCATAGGAGTTGGGGTCAGTGGAACTGGAATAGGAACTTTTATTTTCAGCCCCGTAACTAGTTTACTTGTTCAAAAGTACGCTTGGCAAGGGGCAATTTTAGTACATGCTGGACTGCTCCTTAACTGCATCGcctgtggtcttgtgtttttaCCTCACAGTTTACTTGCACTTGGCCacgaacaaaaaaataattcctttgAATTCGAAATTGTCACTGCAAAAGCAGGGCGTAGCAGCCGAGAACATTTAGAAAGGGGGCAACTTTGCTCATCAGGGTTTGCTGATCCGACCGAGGAGCCAACAGAAGAAACAATCTGCGATAACCCATTGAAGAAATCTACCGACTTTAGAATTGCCTGCCCTGAAATGCGATCTCTTTCAGAACAAAATATCACTCATGACATTTCcacaaatgataatatttatacgATAACGCAAACAAGTTCCGAACTCATGCAAAATTTGAAGGggaaatatatgtttacatgttcATACTTTATCTCAGGATGTATTGCCAGTTTGAAGGAACTTTTTGACTGTGCAATATTTAAGCTTATGCCTTTTAATCTCTTCATGGTATCATCATTCTTTTACGGTCTCGGGTATTATGTTCCCTACATATACCTTCCAGACACTGCAATTGAATTTG GAATTAAGAAACTGGACGCCGTTTGGCTTCTGTCGGTGGTTGGTATAGCCAATACAATTGCACGTGTTCTGTTCGGCTTCCTTTCTGACCGGAAGTGGGTCAATCGGCTCTTCTTATACAGCACGGCCCTAGTCATCTGCGGCTGTTCTACTGTTGCAGCACCTTTTATGAGCTCATTTTGGTCTCTGGTCATGTACTCTATATTATTTGGAACGTTTAGTG GCGTAACTGTCTCGCTGAACTCAGTATTGCTGGCAGACATTGTCGGCATAGAGAAACTGTCAGATGCATTTGGAATGGCCAGCTTTATCTCAGGAATATCTGTGTTCGCCGGTCCACCGATAGCAGGTTCGTTCCAAAATTATGGTGATGTTTCGGAAAACGAGACAAATCTGAGCT GTTTTCTGTACGACATCTCAGGAAGTTACTTGGTTCCTTACGTGGCAGCAGGCGTTACTACAGCAGCGAGTGGCGCCATTCTTTTCCTTATCCCATTGTTTGATAGAAAATCTAAGAAGCAGTAA
- the LOC128220528 gene encoding monocarboxylate transporter 12-like isoform X2: MKLNNETTPRDSDSKLHTDDAIFSIAKMPKVPDGGWGWVVCAACFLVHMLIDGLFYSFGVIYVELLDYYGSNRGSTALIGSLCQGVLCLIGPVVSMLVRKFGCKTVAISGALIASASQVVSIFAPNMQFLYFSLGVMTGFGYGLIRLPSMVCVASYFDKRRALAIGVGVSGTGIGTFIFSPVTSLLVQKYAWQGAILVHAGLLLNCIACGLVFLPHSLLALGHEQKNNSFEFEIVTAKAGRSSREHLERGQLCSSGFADPTEEPTEETICDNPLKKSTDFRIACPEMRSLSEQNITHDISTNDNIYTITQTSSELMQNLKGKYMFTCSYFISGCIASLKELFDCAIFKLMPFNLFMVSSFFYGLGYYVPYIYLPDTAIEFGIKKLDAVWLLSVVGIANTIARVLFGFLSDRKWVNRLFLYSTALVICGCSTVAAPFMSSFWSLVMYSILFGTFSGVTVSLNSVLLADIVGIEKLSDAFGMASFISGISVFAGPPIAGFLYDISGSYLVPYVAAGVTTAASGAILFLIPLFDRKSKKQ, from the exons ATGAAGTTGAACAACGAAACCACACCGAGAGATAGCGACTCAAAATTGCACACAGATGACGCCATTTTTAGTATTGCGAAGATGCCAAAAGTACCTGACGGAGGCTGGGGATGGGTCGTGTGTGCGGCCTGCTTTCTCGTGCATATGCTGATAGACGGTCTATTTTACTCTTTTGGTGTTATATATGTAGAATTGCTTGACTATTATGGTTCAAACAGAGGCAGCACAGCGTTGATTGGATCATTGTGCCAAGGTGTCCTGTGTTTAATTG GGCCTGTAGTATCCATGTTGGTCAGGAAGTTTGGCTGCAAAACCGTCGCCATTTCTGGTGCTCTGATTGCGTCTGCCAGTCAGGTTGTCAGCATATTTGCTCCAAATATGCAGTTTCTCTACTTCTCGCTTGGTGTCATGACAG GTTTTGGATACGGGCTAATTCGTCTTCCATCGATGGTATGTGTTGCATCCTACTTTGACAAACGTCGAGCCCTTGCCATAGGAGTTGGGGTCAGTGGAACTGGAATAGGAACTTTTATTTTCAGCCCCGTAACTAGTTTACTTGTTCAAAAGTACGCTTGGCAAGGGGCAATTTTAGTACATGCTGGACTGCTCCTTAACTGCATCGcctgtggtcttgtgtttttaCCTCACAGTTTACTTGCACTTGGCCacgaacaaaaaaataattcctttgAATTCGAAATTGTCACTGCAAAAGCAGGGCGTAGCAGCCGAGAACATTTAGAAAGGGGGCAACTTTGCTCATCAGGGTTTGCTGATCCGACCGAGGAGCCAACAGAAGAAACAATCTGCGATAACCCATTGAAGAAATCTACCGACTTTAGAATTGCCTGCCCTGAAATGCGATCTCTTTCAGAACAAAATATCACTCATGACATTTCcacaaatgataatatttatacgATAACGCAAACAAGTTCCGAACTCATGCAAAATTTGAAGGggaaatatatgtttacatgttcATACTTTATCTCAGGATGTATTGCCAGTTTGAAGGAACTTTTTGACTGTGCAATATTTAAGCTTATGCCTTTTAATCTCTTCATGGTATCATCATTCTTTTACGGTCTCGGGTATTATGTTCCCTACATATACCTTCCAGACACTGCAATTGAATTTG GAATTAAGAAACTGGACGCCGTTTGGCTTCTGTCGGTGGTTGGTATAGCCAATACAATTGCACGTGTTCTGTTCGGCTTCCTTTCTGACCGGAAGTGGGTCAATCGGCTCTTCTTATACAGCACGGCCCTAGTCATCTGCGGCTGTTCTACTGTTGCAGCACCTTTTATGAGCTCATTTTGGTCTCTGGTCATGTACTCTATATTATTTGGAACGTTTAGTG GCGTAACTGTCTCGCTGAACTCAGTATTGCTGGCAGACATTGTCGGCATAGAGAAACTGTCAGATGCATTTGGAATGGCCAGCTTTATCTCAGGAATATCTGTGTTCGCCGGTCCACCGATAGCAG GTTTTCTGTACGACATCTCAGGAAGTTACTTGGTTCCTTACGTGGCAGCAGGCGTTACTACAGCAGCGAGTGGCGCCATTCTTTTCCTTATCCCATTGTTTGATAGAAAATCTAAGAAGCAGTAA